A DNA window from Phaeobacter sp. A36a-5a contains the following coding sequences:
- a CDS encoding cytochrome-c peroxidase: MLAFGLFAGSAAATDPRFPPPLGVSDFLPVDPAKAELGRLLFYDKILSGNRNISCGTCHHPRHGTSDGLSLGLGEGGEGLGRARVSTRGSNRVQKRIPRNAPALWNLGAKSIRVLMHDGRISADPVYGNGFNTPAEEWLPDGLQSLLAAQALFPMTSSVEMAGNVGENEIIGASRDRIDLAWPIIAKRVRGLPTYAAGFVAAFDHIMAPEDVQITDIAEALAQFMVQDFTSFDSPFDAYLAGDATALTAQQKAGADLFFGSAGCSGCHAGPLFSDQNFYALGLPAFGPGRARRFDPYARDVGRMGESDDLSDAYRFRTPMLRNVELTAPYGHNGAFPTLDRMIRHHLDPVASRSAWTPDDLQLPDVPWLAATDFVVQQDRFEMARQARARDIYLPRDLSDQDIAALIAFLTALTGAEARAETSSVPASVPSGLPVDGT, encoded by the coding sequence GTGCTGGCGTTTGGCCTTTTTGCGGGGTCGGCGGCTGCGACTGATCCACGGTTTCCGCCGCCGCTGGGGGTAAGCGATTTTCTACCCGTAGACCCCGCAAAGGCCGAGTTGGGTCGGCTGCTATTTTACGACAAGATCCTGTCCGGGAACAGAAATATCAGCTGCGGAACCTGCCATCATCCGCGCCATGGCACCTCTGACGGGCTATCCTTAGGCCTTGGAGAAGGCGGCGAGGGGCTGGGCCGGGCGCGGGTTTCCACCAGGGGCAGCAACCGGGTGCAAAAACGCATCCCCCGCAATGCGCCCGCGCTCTGGAACCTCGGGGCAAAATCCATCCGGGTTCTGATGCACGACGGGCGGATCAGCGCGGATCCGGTCTATGGCAATGGCTTCAACACCCCAGCAGAGGAATGGCTGCCTGACGGGCTGCAATCCCTGCTGGCGGCGCAGGCGCTGTTTCCGATGACGTCCAGCGTGGAAATGGCCGGGAATGTCGGCGAGAATGAAATCATCGGTGCCAGCCGCGACCGGATTGATCTGGCCTGGCCGATCATTGCCAAACGCGTCCGCGGCCTGCCGACATATGCGGCGGGGTTTGTCGCCGCCTTTGATCACATCATGGCGCCTGAGGATGTGCAGATCACCGATATCGCGGAGGCTCTGGCCCAGTTCATGGTGCAGGATTTCACCTCGTTCGACAGCCCGTTTGATGCCTATCTGGCCGGGGATGCGACGGCGCTGACCGCGCAGCAAAAAGCCGGTGCCGATCTGTTTTTTGGCAGCGCCGGATGCAGCGGCTGCCATGCTGGGCCGCTGTTTTCGGATCAGAACTTCTACGCCCTTGGTTTGCCGGCCTTTGGCCCCGGTCGCGCGCGCCGCTTTGACCCCTACGCCCGGGATGTCGGTCGAATGGGAGAAAGCGACGATCTGTCAGATGCCTACCGCTTTCGCACGCCGATGCTGCGCAATGTGGAACTGACCGCGCCTTATGGCCATAATGGCGCTTTTCCGACGCTTGACCGGATGATCCGGCATCACCTCGATCCAGTCGCAAGCCGTTCGGCGTGGACGCCTGACGATCTGCAATTGCCAGATGTGCCCTGGCTGGCCGCCACGGATTTTGTGGTACAGCAGGACCGGTTCGAGATGGCGCGACAGGCGCGCGCGCGGGATATCTATCTACCCCGGGACCTCAGCGATCAGGACATCGCAGCGCTGATCGCTTTCCTCACAGCACTCACCGGGGCAGAGGCCCGCGCCGAAACGTCATCAGTACCCGCATCCGTTCCAAGCGGCCTGCCCGTTGATGGGACCTAA